One region of Intestinimonas massiliensis (ex Afouda et al. 2020) genomic DNA includes:
- a CDS encoding adenylosuccinate synthase, whose protein sequence is MVKAIVGANWGDEGKGKITDMFAEASDVVVRFQGGANAGHTIICDYGKFALHQLPSGVFYPHTTNIIGNGVALDVPKFMEELGQLEAGGVPAPHLIISERTQLLMPYHVLQDTYEEERLAGNAFGSTKSGIAPFYSDKYAKVGIQVCELYDETLLMDRLEHVCTIKNVLFEHLYHKPLLDPKELFQLLMGYREQISPFVGDALTFVRSALADGRQVLLEGQLGSMKDPDFGIYPYTTSSHTLAAFGCIGVGISPRDIRDIVVVTKAYSSAVGAGAFVSELFGEEAEELRRRGGDAGEYGATTGRPRRVGWFDAVATRYGCMVQGATEVVLTAIDCLGYLDEIKVCTGYEIDGKVTRDFPVPPLLAKAKPVYETLPGWKCDIRGETDYQKLPEAARTYVDFLENQIGVPISIVSTGPKRHEITRR, encoded by the coding sequence ATGGTCAAAGCGATCGTCGGCGCCAACTGGGGCGACGAGGGCAAGGGCAAGATCACCGACATGTTCGCAGAAGCATCCGACGTAGTCGTCCGCTTCCAAGGTGGGGCCAACGCCGGGCACACCATCATCTGCGATTACGGTAAATTCGCCCTGCACCAGCTCCCCTCCGGAGTCTTCTATCCCCACACCACTAACATCATCGGCAACGGCGTGGCGCTGGATGTCCCCAAATTCATGGAGGAACTGGGGCAGTTGGAGGCCGGCGGCGTGCCCGCCCCTCATCTCATTATCTCCGAGCGCACGCAGCTTCTGATGCCCTATCATGTGCTCCAGGACACCTATGAAGAGGAGCGGTTGGCCGGCAATGCGTTCGGCTCCACCAAATCGGGCATCGCCCCCTTCTATTCTGATAAGTACGCCAAGGTCGGCATTCAGGTCTGTGAGCTGTACGACGAAACCCTCCTGATGGACCGGCTGGAGCACGTCTGCACCATCAAGAATGTGCTCTTTGAGCATCTGTATCACAAGCCCCTGCTCGACCCCAAGGAGCTGTTCCAGCTCCTCATGGGCTACCGGGAGCAGATATCCCCCTTTGTGGGCGACGCACTCACCTTTGTGCGCTCCGCTCTGGCCGACGGCAGGCAGGTCCTGCTGGAGGGCCAGTTGGGCTCCATGAAGGACCCCGACTTCGGTATCTACCCCTATACCACCTCCTCCCATACGCTGGCCGCCTTCGGCTGTATCGGCGTGGGCATTTCCCCCCGGGACATCCGGGATATCGTGGTCGTCACCAAGGCCTACTCCAGCGCCGTGGGCGCCGGCGCCTTCGTCTCGGAGCTCTTCGGCGAGGAGGCCGAGGAGCTGCGCCGCAGGGGCGGTGACGCCGGCGAATACGGCGCTACCACAGGCCGCCCCCGCCGGGTGGGCTGGTTTGACGCCGTAGCCACTCGGTATGGCTGCATGGTCCAGGGCGCCACCGAGGTGGTGCTCACTGCCATCGACTGCCTGGGCTACCTGGATGAAATCAAGGTTTGCACCGGCTATGAGATCGACGGCAAGGTCACCCGCGACTTTCCCGTCCCGCCCCTGCTGGCAAAGGCCAAGCCCGTCTACGAGACGCTGCCCGGTTGGAAGTGCGACATCCGGGGAGAGACCGACTACCAGAAGCTCCCCGAGGCGGCCAGGACGTATGTCGATTTCCTGGAAAATCAGATTGGAGTCCCCATCTCTATCGTCTCCACCGGCCCCAAGCGCCACGAGATTACCCGGCGCTGA
- a CDS encoding RsiV family protein encodes MVKDCLWKQALKWEGEPVLVLSLRTPELDAESRGARRINRYYGKLAQIWKARWETSLFPSACAALAEARAASRPFEPWSVTLDYRVTQEEAGLLSLYVDAVERSTGRPLTVRTADTWDLASGVPHLLTDFLPPTRLWRQSLLAELTAQSEARLQSGESFFYADAPARVRRFFSPQRFYLTGDSLAVFFPMLSLAPAAEGIPVFLLPRPDAAGEQNSQAS; translated from the coding sequence ATGGTCAAGGACTGCCTGTGGAAGCAGGCCCTGAAGTGGGAGGGCGAGCCGGTGCTGGTTCTGTCCCTGCGCACCCCTGAGCTGGACGCAGAGAGTCGGGGCGCCCGGCGTATCAACCGCTATTACGGCAAGCTGGCGCAGATCTGGAAAGCACGCTGGGAGACCTCCCTGTTTCCGTCCGCCTGCGCCGCGCTGGCGGAAGCCCGCGCGGCCTCCCGCCCATTCGAGCCCTGGAGCGTCACGCTGGACTACCGGGTGACACAGGAGGAGGCCGGCCTTCTGAGTCTTTATGTGGATGCCGTCGAGCGCTCTACCGGCCGGCCGCTCACCGTCCGCACCGCCGACACCTGGGACCTGGCCAGCGGAGTCCCTCATCTTCTCACCGACTTTCTCCCCCCAACCCGTTTGTGGCGCCAGTCCCTGCTGGCGGAGCTGACCGCACAGTCAGAAGCCCGCCTGCAAAGCGGGGAATCCTTCTTCTACGCCGATGCGCCGGCCCGGGTACGCCGCTTTTTTTCCCCGCAGCGCTTCTATCTGACGGGAGATTCTCTGGCTGTTTTCTTCCCCATGCTCTCGCTGGCGCCCGCCGCCGAGGGCATCCCGGTCTTCCTCCTGCCCCGTCCAGATGCGGCGGGAGAACAGAATTCACAAGCCTCCTGA
- a CDS encoding YerC/YecD family TrpR-related protein yields the protein MTKKPKKEHSDLLYESILTLQDLDECRKFFEDLCTVAELRAMEQRFEVALLLSDGMIYNDILERTGASSATISRVNRSLNYGADGYKNVLPRAKDIRKKYEQDE from the coding sequence ATGACCAAAAAGCCCAAGAAGGAGCACAGCGACCTGCTGTATGAAAGTATTCTGACTTTGCAGGACCTGGATGAGTGCCGCAAGTTTTTTGAAGACCTCTGCACCGTGGCGGAGCTGCGGGCCATGGAACAGCGGTTCGAGGTGGCGCTTCTCCTCAGCGACGGGATGATCTATAATGATATTTTGGAGCGTACGGGGGCCAGCAGCGCCACCATCAGCCGGGTGAACCGCTCGCTGAACTACGGTGCGGACGGCTACAAGAACGTATTGCCCCGGGCCAAGGACATCCGAAAGAAGTACGAGCAGGACGAATGA
- a CDS encoding class I SAM-dependent DNA methyltransferase: MSSYEALAGRYDALTADVHYEVWADYAEKHFRRAGLPVHTVLDLACGTGSLTCRLAERGYEMIGVDQSEEMLAVAAEKGRAVQGEKPIFLHQSMQELDLYGTIDACVCCLDSVNYVTCPADLRRAFQRVHLFLMPGGVFLFDVNTPEKLRNLDGQMFMDETDDTYCVWRAEYSARRRICTYGMDLFFREGALWRREEEVHEEYAYEPRELTDYLHAAGFRDVKQYGELKLRPPKPGEGRIFFAARKDL, encoded by the coding sequence ATGAGCAGCTACGAAGCGCTGGCGGGGCGGTATGACGCACTGACCGCCGATGTGCATTATGAGGTATGGGCGGATTATGCCGAAAAGCACTTTCGAAGGGCCGGGCTTCCGGTCCACACGGTGCTGGACCTGGCCTGCGGGACCGGAAGCCTGACCTGCCGGCTGGCGGAGCGGGGCTATGAGATGATCGGCGTGGACCAGTCGGAGGAGATGCTGGCTGTGGCGGCGGAAAAGGGACGGGCCGTCCAGGGTGAGAAGCCCATCTTCCTCCACCAGTCCATGCAGGAGCTGGATCTTTACGGGACCATCGACGCCTGCGTCTGTTGTCTGGACAGCGTTAACTATGTCACGTGCCCGGCGGACCTACGCCGGGCGTTCCAGCGCGTTCATCTGTTTCTCATGCCGGGCGGGGTCTTTCTGTTCGATGTGAACACCCCGGAGAAGCTGAGGAATCTGGACGGCCAGATGTTTATGGATGAGACCGATGACACATACTGTGTCTGGCGGGCGGAATACTCGGCCCGCCGTCGAATCTGCACCTACGGCATGGACCTGTTTTTTCGCGAGGGCGCGCTGTGGCGCCGGGAGGAGGAGGTCCATGAGGAATATGCCTACGAGCCCCGGGAGCTGACGGATTATCTCCATGCGGCCGGCTTTCGGGATGTGAAGCAGTACGGCGAATTAAAGCTCCGCCCGCCGAAGCCGGGGGAGGGGCGTATCTTTTTTGCCGCGCGAAAGGATTTGTGA
- the hslO gene encoding Hsp33 family molecular chaperone HslO codes for MDEIIRMMTGDGMVKAVAVTGKDMVERARQIHKTLPVATAALGRTLMAASMMGDMLKEKDGSVTLQIKGGGPLGAITAVSDSRGNPRGYLQNGQVDIPRKYQGKLDVGTAVGSSGSLTVMKDMGLKEPYIGSVQLVSGEIAEDITAYFVESEQVPTACALGVLVDKDQSVAAAGGYLVQLLPGADESVIQRLEESIARLGPVTDALHGGADAVQLLGRVLEGQEPELLERRPVAYKCYCSRERVSRAIISMGKEEMQNLIEEQGGAELTCQFCDKVYRFTKEDLQELLEEATR; via the coding sequence ATGGATGAGATTATAAGGATGATGACCGGGGACGGCATGGTCAAGGCTGTGGCCGTCACCGGCAAGGATATGGTCGAGCGTGCCCGGCAGATCCACAAGACGCTGCCGGTGGCCACCGCCGCCCTGGGCCGGACGCTGATGGCGGCCTCCATGATGGGGGACATGCTCAAGGAGAAGGACGGCTCCGTGACCCTCCAGATCAAGGGCGGCGGGCCGCTGGGCGCCATCACGGCGGTGTCGGACAGCCGGGGCAATCCCAGAGGTTACCTGCAGAACGGCCAGGTGGATATTCCCCGCAAATACCAGGGCAAGCTGGATGTAGGGACCGCCGTGGGAAGCAGCGGCTCTCTGACCGTCATGAAGGACATGGGACTCAAGGAGCCCTATATCGGCAGCGTACAGTTGGTCAGCGGGGAGATCGCCGAGGATATCACCGCCTACTTTGTGGAGAGCGAGCAGGTCCCTACCGCCTGCGCGCTGGGGGTGCTGGTGGACAAGGATCAGAGTGTGGCTGCGGCGGGAGGCTATCTGGTTCAGCTTCTGCCCGGAGCGGACGAGAGCGTGATCCAGCGGCTGGAGGAGTCCATCGCCCGGCTGGGACCTGTCACGGACGCCCTGCACGGCGGCGCCGACGCGGTGCAGCTTTTGGGGCGGGTGCTGGAGGGGCAGGAGCCGGAGCTCCTGGAGCGCAGACCGGTGGCCTACAAGTGCTATTGCAGCCGGGAGCGGGTGTCCCGCGCCATCATCAGCATGGGCAAAGAGGAGATGCAGAACCTCATCGAAGAGCAAGGCGGGGCGGAGCTGACCTGTCAGTTTTGCGACAAGGTGTATCGCTTTACTAAAGAGGATTTGCAAGAACTTCTGGAGGAAGCGACGCGATAA
- a CDS encoding alanine/glycine:cation symporter family protein — protein sequence MVFLERLGGWIWNPWLLGGFLLLGLYYSLRSGFFQVFECRLWLRATLGSLLRKRGRGNGKGLTQFQALSTALASTIGTGSIAGVATAIFYGGPGAVFWMWVSAFLGMMTGCAEKTLAVRYRQRNGAGAWQGGPMDYMERGLKLRPLAMMFSLFCVCASIGGGDMVQANSIATSLEHAFGWDRLAVGCVTAVLTGLVILGGIGRIGRVSEKLVPVMALLFLGGGVLVLARHAVAIPAALTEIFTQALTPKAALGGGMGYGMAAAMRYGVARGVFTNEAGLGSSAMAHAAADVDEPAEEGMWGLFEVFIATLLVCTVTALVILVSGVYAPQTALRAIQAGTVDSSMVGAALSGAAFATVMGRWGGPFVAVCLLMFAFSSLLGWSYYGERGLEYLTGTSRWTGVYRMAFLVCVVLGSVGDVGTVWQLADVCNGMMALPNLAALFLLSPEALRLIQAWTRRQKSAPDRA from the coding sequence ATGGTTTTTTTAGAGCGGCTTGGCGGCTGGATCTGGAATCCTTGGCTGCTGGGCGGCTTTTTGCTGCTGGGACTCTATTATTCCCTCCGCAGCGGATTCTTTCAGGTGTTTGAATGCAGGCTGTGGCTGCGGGCGACGCTGGGCTCGCTGCTGCGCAAACGCGGGCGGGGGAATGGAAAGGGGCTGACCCAGTTTCAGGCCCTCTCCACCGCCCTGGCCTCCACCATCGGCACCGGCAGCATCGCAGGCGTGGCTACCGCCATCTTCTACGGCGGGCCGGGCGCGGTGTTCTGGATGTGGGTCTCCGCCTTCCTGGGGATGATGACCGGCTGCGCGGAAAAGACGCTGGCGGTCCGCTACCGGCAGCGGAACGGCGCGGGGGCATGGCAGGGGGGGCCCATGGACTATATGGAGCGGGGACTGAAGCTGCGACCGCTGGCAATGATGTTCTCTCTCTTCTGCGTATGCGCCTCCATCGGCGGCGGGGATATGGTGCAGGCCAACTCCATCGCCACCTCTCTGGAGCACGCCTTCGGCTGGGACCGTCTGGCAGTGGGGTGCGTGACCGCCGTCCTCACCGGTCTGGTCATTCTGGGCGGCATCGGCCGCATCGGACGGGTGAGCGAAAAGCTGGTGCCGGTGATGGCGCTGCTCTTTTTGGGCGGCGGGGTGCTGGTGCTGGCCCGCCATGCCGTCGCGATACCGGCGGCCCTGACGGAGATCTTCACCCAGGCCCTGACCCCAAAGGCGGCCCTGGGAGGCGGGATGGGGTACGGCATGGCGGCGGCCATGCGCTACGGCGTGGCCCGGGGTGTGTTCACCAATGAGGCCGGCCTGGGCTCCTCCGCCATGGCACATGCCGCGGCGGACGTGGATGAGCCGGCTGAGGAGGGCATGTGGGGCCTCTTTGAGGTCTTTATTGCCACGCTGCTGGTCTGCACGGTTACCGCACTGGTCATTCTGGTCTCCGGCGTGTACGCGCCCCAGACGGCTCTAAGGGCCATCCAGGCGGGAACGGTGGACAGCTCCATGGTGGGCGCAGCCTTGTCGGGAGCGGCTTTTGCTACGGTGATGGGCCGGTGGGGGGGACCCTTTGTGGCGGTCTGCCTTTTGATGTTCGCCTTCTCCTCCTTGCTGGGCTGGAGCTATTATGGGGAGCGGGGGCTGGAATACCTCACCGGCACCAGCCGCTGGACGGGCGTCTACCGCATGGCCTTTCTAGTCTGTGTGGTCCTGGGGAGCGTTGGGGACGTGGGGACGGTCTGGCAGCTGGCCGACGTGTGTAACGGGATGATGGCGCTGCCCAATCTGGCAGCCCTGTTCCTCCTGTCGCCGGAGGCACTACGACTCATCCAGGCGTGGACGCGCAGGCAAAAAAGCGCCCCGGACCGAGCGTGA
- a CDS encoding CvpA family protein — protein MEKSPRRGLKNKASRILINILVTLVLGLLYFYVSLPAINLHDSNFYGFFFVLCIIYVVCALITSGFHMDASGGIKEYFRFIKSQCLPIGILMLLLIVIAILGTVISMPIFRAASYRDLLTVENGDFAAEVEEISFDQIPMLDEQSAQRLGDRKLGELSDMVSQFEVADDYTQINYQGRPVRVTPLNYGDLIKWFNNRSQGLPAYIIVDMVSQEAEVVRLPEGMKYSPSEPLNRNVMRHLRFTYPTYMFSTPTFEIDESGHPYWVCPKLEMTIGLFGGRDIDGAVLMDAVTGECEYYEDVPTWVDRVYLASLIMEQYDYHGTLVNGFINSIFGQRDVTHTTEGFNYIALSDDVYMYTGVTSVGSDQSNVGFLLSNQRTKETKYYKAPGATEQSAMASAQGKVQHLQYQATFPLLLNISGQPTYFIALKDAAQLVKMYAMVNVSQYQIVGIGNTVAECEKDYILQLAENNITTPEVLPETTISGAVEEILSAVLDGNTYYFVRLEGEDVYYSLSALDNPAAVILKVGDSVTIDHAPQTGEEVNPILNGYSLTIDGKATPDPIVSPEPAVSAPEAAPDASSALPGAASVVPAA, from the coding sequence ATGGAAAAATCACCGCGCCGCGGCCTGAAAAACAAAGCCTCCCGCATCCTGATCAACATTCTTGTCACCCTCGTTCTCGGCCTGCTCTATTTTTACGTCTCCCTGCCGGCGATCAACCTCCATGACAGCAATTTTTACGGCTTTTTCTTCGTACTGTGCATCATCTACGTGGTCTGCGCCCTCATTACCTCCGGCTTCCACATGGACGCCAGTGGCGGCATCAAGGAGTATTTCCGCTTCATCAAGTCCCAATGCCTGCCCATCGGCATTCTGATGCTCCTGCTCATCGTGATCGCCATCCTGGGCACTGTCATCTCCATGCCCATCTTCCGAGCTGCCTCCTATCGGGACCTGCTCACGGTGGAAAACGGCGACTTTGCCGCCGAGGTGGAGGAGATCTCTTTCGATCAGATCCCCATGCTGGATGAGCAGTCCGCTCAGCGCCTGGGCGACCGCAAGCTGGGCGAGCTGTCCGACATGGTCAGCCAGTTCGAGGTGGCCGATGATTACACCCAGATCAATTATCAGGGCCGCCCCGTCCGCGTCACCCCGCTGAACTACGGCGATCTCATCAAATGGTTCAACAACCGCAGCCAGGGCCTGCCCGCCTATATCATCGTGGACATGGTCTCCCAGGAGGCCGAGGTGGTCCGCCTGCCGGAGGGCATGAAGTATTCCCCCTCCGAGCCCCTGAACCGCAACGTCATGCGGCACCTGCGGTTTACCTATCCCACCTATATGTTCTCCACGCCCACCTTTGAGATCGACGAGAGCGGCCACCCCTATTGGGTCTGTCCCAAGCTGGAGATGACCATCGGTCTTTTCGGCGGCCGGGACATCGACGGCGCCGTACTGATGGATGCTGTCACCGGTGAGTGCGAGTATTACGAGGATGTGCCCACCTGGGTGGACCGGGTCTACCTGGCCTCACTCATCATGGAGCAGTATGACTACCACGGCACCCTGGTCAACGGCTTCATCAACTCCATCTTTGGTCAGCGGGACGTAACCCACACCACCGAGGGCTTCAATTATATTGCCCTGAGCGACGACGTATATATGTACACCGGCGTCACCTCCGTGGGCTCCGACCAGTCCAACGTGGGCTTCCTGCTGTCCAACCAGCGGACCAAGGAAACCAAGTACTATAAGGCCCCCGGCGCCACGGAGCAGTCCGCAATGGCCTCCGCGCAGGGCAAGGTCCAGCACCTTCAGTACCAGGCCACCTTCCCTCTCCTGCTCAACATCTCCGGCCAGCCCACCTACTTCATTGCCCTGAAGGACGCCGCCCAGCTCGTCAAGATGTACGCCATGGTCAACGTCTCGCAGTATCAGATCGTGGGCATCGGCAACACCGTGGCGGAATGTGAAAAGGATTATATCCTCCAGTTGGCTGAAAACAACATCACCACTCCTGAGGTCCTGCCTGAGACCACCATCTCCGGCGCCGTAGAGGAGATTCTCTCCGCCGTTCTGGACGGCAACACCTACTACTTCGTCCGTCTGGAGGGCGAAGATGTCTACTACTCCCTCTCCGCGCTGGACAATCCGGCGGCGGTCATCCTCAAGGTGGGCGACTCGGTCACCATCGACCACGCGCCCCAGACCGGTGAGGAGGTCAACCCCATCCTCAACGGCTACAGCCTCACCATCGACGGAAAGGCCACGCCGGACCCCATCGTCTCCCCCGAGCCTGCGGTCTCTGCGCCGGAGGCCGCCCCCGACGCCTCTTCGGCCCTCCCTGGTGCTGCATCCGTAGTTCCCGCCGCCTGA
- a CDS encoding hydrolase — MELSRLQALDLLRKYNKDPFHLRHALTVEAVMGWFARELGYGAEASFWSSVGLLHDLDFELWPEEHCVKSQVLMREHGLDEALIHATASHGWGLACDVKPEHEMEKVLFACDELTGLIGAAALMRPSKSCTDMELKSLKKKFKDKKFAAGCSRDVIAQGAALLGWDLDKLLDMTLRAMQDSEAKVEAEAAAL; from the coding sequence ATGGAACTCTCTCGTTTGCAGGCGCTGGATCTGCTCCGGAAGTATAACAAGGACCCCTTCCACCTGCGCCATGCCCTGACGGTGGAAGCCGTTATGGGCTGGTTCGCCCGGGAGCTGGGCTACGGCGCGGAAGCGAGCTTCTGGTCTTCCGTCGGGCTGCTCCACGACCTGGACTTCGAGCTGTGGCCCGAAGAGCACTGCGTCAAGTCCCAGGTCCTCATGCGGGAGCACGGTCTGGACGAGGCCCTGATCCACGCCACCGCCAGCCACGGCTGGGGACTGGCCTGCGACGTCAAACCGGAGCATGAGATGGAAAAGGTGCTCTTCGCCTGCGACGAGCTCACGGGGCTCATCGGCGCGGCGGCCCTCATGCGGCCCTCCAAAAGCTGCACCGATATGGAGCTCAAGTCTCTGAAAAAGAAGTTTAAGGACAAGAAGTTTGCCGCCGGCTGTTCCCGGGATGTGATCGCCCAGGGAGCCGCCCTGCTGGGCTGGGACCTGGACAAGCTGCTGGACATGACACTCCGCGCCATGCAGGACAGCGAGGCCAAAGTCGAAGCCGAGGCCGCCGCGCTCTAA
- a CDS encoding TIGR03960 family B12-binding radical SAM protein has translation MDRTMEMILSRVQKPARYTGGEYNAVVKDRRSVDTRVALCFPDTYEIGMSNLGVRILYGLMNEQEGVWCERVFAPWGDMEAEMRREGLSLYGLESGDPISGFDVIGFSLGYELAYTNVLNMLDLAGLPLRTADRGEESPLIIAGGTCAYNSEPLAPFIDIFCLGEGEDVLLELLELYRRARNEGWRRRELLVAAARIPGLYVPSLYEVTYGEDGVVTAVTPTEGAPSVVTKRIVQDFEHSYFPTKTIVPSTEIVHDRVMLEVFRGCIRGCRFCQAGYAYRPVRPRSPQRLLEQGIAACRDSGYQEMTLSSLSTSDYRPLEGLCDGLLDWCEPHKVSLSLPSLRADNFSMGLMERLQHVRKSGLTFAPEAGTQRLRDAINKNVTEEDLLTSCRTAFSGGWSSVKLYFMLGLPTETDEDVLGIAELARKVLQVWRDVTPNRRRGCRITVSTACFVPKPHTAFQWEPQVEREEYLRRVKLLRDNMREKSITYHWHDPETSFLEAVFSRGDRRLADAIEAAWRDGAKFDSWSEYFSLERWLKALAACGLDPAFYANRTRSRDEVLPWSCVSTGVRTEFLWRERELAYQARITPDCRKQCTGCGADKLYTGGICDA, from the coding sequence ATGGACAGGACAATGGAGATGATTCTCTCCCGGGTACAGAAGCCCGCACGGTATACGGGAGGGGAATACAACGCGGTGGTCAAGGACCGCCGGAGTGTGGACACAAGGGTAGCACTCTGCTTTCCGGATACGTATGAGATCGGCATGTCCAACCTGGGTGTACGCATCCTGTATGGACTGATGAATGAGCAGGAGGGCGTCTGGTGTGAGCGGGTCTTTGCCCCCTGGGGGGATATGGAGGCCGAGATGCGCCGAGAAGGGCTTTCCCTCTACGGGCTGGAGAGCGGCGACCCCATCTCGGGGTTTGACGTGATCGGCTTTTCCCTGGGCTATGAACTGGCCTACACCAATGTGCTCAATATGCTGGACCTGGCCGGGCTGCCCCTGCGCACGGCGGACCGAGGGGAGGAGAGCCCCCTGATCATTGCAGGCGGCACCTGCGCCTACAACTCCGAGCCCCTGGCGCCCTTTATCGACATCTTTTGCCTGGGTGAGGGGGAGGACGTGCTGCTGGAGCTGCTGGAGCTCTACCGCCGCGCCCGGAACGAGGGGTGGCGCAGGCGGGAACTGCTGGTAGCCGCCGCCCGTATCCCCGGCCTGTATGTGCCGTCGCTCTATGAGGTGACCTACGGGGAGGACGGCGTGGTGACCGCCGTCACGCCGACGGAGGGTGCGCCTTCCGTGGTGACCAAACGGATCGTCCAGGATTTTGAGCACTCCTATTTTCCCACCAAGACCATCGTGCCCTCCACCGAGATCGTCCATGACCGGGTGATGCTGGAGGTATTCCGCGGCTGTATCCGGGGCTGCCGCTTCTGCCAGGCGGGCTATGCCTACCGGCCGGTGCGGCCCCGTTCCCCCCAGCGCCTGCTGGAGCAGGGCATCGCCGCGTGCCGGGATTCCGGCTATCAGGAGATGACCCTGTCCAGCCTGTCCACCAGTGACTACCGGCCTCTGGAGGGCCTGTGCGACGGCCTGCTGGACTGGTGTGAGCCCCACAAGGTCTCGCTGTCCCTGCCCTCCCTGCGGGCGGACAACTTCTCCATGGGACTCATGGAGCGGCTCCAGCATGTGCGAAAGAGCGGGCTGACCTTCGCCCCGGAGGCGGGGACCCAGCGGCTGCGGGACGCCATCAACAAGAACGTCACCGAGGAGGATCTGCTCACCTCCTGCCGCACCGCCTTTTCCGGTGGGTGGAGCTCGGTGAAGCTCTACTTCATGCTGGGCCTGCCCACCGAGACCGACGAGGACGTGCTGGGCATTGCCGAGCTGGCCAGGAAGGTGCTCCAGGTCTGGCGGGATGTAACTCCCAACCGGCGCCGGGGCTGCCGCATCACGGTGTCCACCGCCTGCTTCGTCCCCAAGCCCCACACAGCCTTCCAGTGGGAGCCCCAGGTGGAGCGGGAGGAGTACCTCCGCCGGGTCAAGCTGTTGCGGGACAACATGCGGGAGAAATCCATCACCTATCACTGGCACGATCCGGAGACCAGCTTCCTGGAGGCGGTTTTTTCCCGGGGGGACCGCCGGCTGGCCGACGCCATCGAGGCCGCCTGGCGGGACGGGGCCAAATTTGATTCCTGGAGCGAGTATTTCAGCCTGGAGCGGTGGCTGAAGGCCCTGGCGGCCTGCGGCCTGGACCCGGCGTTCTATGCCAACCGGACCCGGAGCCGGGACGAGGTGCTGCCCTGGTCCTGCGTTTCCACCGGCGTGCGCACGGAGTTCTTGTGGCGGGAGCGGGAGCTGGCCTATCAGGCCAGGATCACCCCGGACTGCCGGAAGCAGTGCACCGGCTGCGGGGCGGACAAGCTCTATACGGGAGGTATCTGTGATGCCTGA
- a CDS encoding TIGR03936 family radical SAM-associated protein, giving the protein MPDQRISFSKTGRARYISHLDLMRTFQRAFLRAEVPIRHTEGFNPHAYVSIPLPLSVGYSSECEIMEFGLMGEVPLSEVPWRLTRTLPEGITVHRCYDAARPFKELCYVNYIITLEYEAGTPVGAENAIRALLSRDALVVTKKSKKAKSGETQVDLIPLIHRVDYEGRRDALTLNAVLRAQNPGLNPALILEAIGRECPQAAPDYVSYHRKRVLDREFQPYE; this is encoded by the coding sequence ATGCCTGATCAGCGCATTTCCTTTTCCAAGACTGGGCGCGCCCGGTACATCTCTCACCTGGATTTGATGCGCACCTTCCAGCGGGCGTTTCTGCGGGCCGAGGTGCCCATCCGGCACACAGAGGGCTTTAACCCCCATGCCTATGTCTCCATCCCCCTGCCCCTGTCGGTGGGCTATTCCAGCGAATGCGAGATTATGGAATTCGGACTGATGGGGGAGGTGCCTTTGAGCGAGGTGCCCTGGCGGCTGACCCGAACGCTGCCGGAGGGCATTACGGTCCACCGGTGCTACGACGCCGCACGGCCCTTCAAGGAACTGTGTTATGTCAACTATATCATCACCCTGGAGTATGAGGCGGGGACCCCGGTGGGGGCGGAAAACGCCATCCGGGCCCTGTTGAGCCGGGACGCGCTGGTGGTGACAAAGAAGTCAAAAAAGGCCAAGTCAGGTGAGACGCAGGTCGATCTGATCCCACTGATCCACCGGGTGGACTATGAGGGACGCCGGGATGCGCTGACCCTGAACGCAGTGCTGCGGGCCCAGAACCCGGGCCTCAATCCGGCGCTCATTTTGGAGGCGATTGGGAGGGAGTGCCCGCAGGCGGCGCCGGACTATGTGAGCTATCACCGCAAACGGGTGCTGGACCGGGAGTTCCAGCCCTACGAGTAA